A stretch of the Takifugu flavidus isolate HTHZ2018 chromosome 1, ASM371156v2, whole genome shotgun sequence genome encodes the following:
- the slc4a1b gene encoding solute carrier family 4 member 1b (Diego blood group) isoform X2, with product MKDQNQSTYWQETGRWGGYEECFDPQSGVWASSHISYLTFKSLIQLRRTMNTGVTIFDCEEKSLESIAEKMVSEMVSKKEIRPKDRDGVLKSLLQNPSHSDPESQALTDGVDLHKFSVKERRDESEHVEASMVLVGALDFLERPTVVFVRLKESAELGSALEAPMPVRFVFVLVGPSSADMDYHETGRAMAALLADKVFNQAALQAKTARELTEAVADFMDCSIVIPPTEIQNEAMLTSIIGFQKKLLQDRNQASNPPARRDSKARRVSIATGPPPEDPLSRTGRPFGGMIRDIRRRYQHYRSDITDALNAQVLAAVIFIYFAALSPAITFGGLLADKVDNMMGVPELLISTSIQGIIFCFVAAQPVLVIGFSGPLLVFEEAFYAFCKSQGIEYIVGRVWVGVWLVIIVVVIVAFEGSFLVRFISRFTQEIFSILISLIFIYETFAKLGRIFKDHPLILNYDHVNSSVENPWHPRVEETLIYDNATGNTTIIINTIKPPYPNTALLSMCLMLGCFFIAFFLRQFKNGTFLPGKVRRLIGDFGVPISMFLMIVLDYNIADTYTQKLVVPKGLMVSNPAKRGWLINPFGEHEPFPVWLMFASCVPALLVFILIFLESQITTLIVSKPERKMVKGSGFHFDLLILVCMGGLSAIFGVPWLSAATVRSVTHANALTVMSKGPKPVIEKVMEQRVSGVLVALLVGLSILMEPILKMIPISALFGIFLYMGVTSLNGIQLWDRILLLLIPKKYHPDEPYVNRVSTGRMHVFTAIQIVCLAVLWIVKSSPISLALPFVLILTIPLRMFMTGHFFTEVEMKCLDADDAKVTFEEEPGQDVYYESQMPL from the exons ATGAAGGACCAGAACCAATCGACCTACTGGCAGGAGACAGGCCGATGGGGGGGCTATGAGGAGTGCTTCGACCCTCAGTCTGGGGTGTGGGCGTCCTCACACATCTCCTACCTCACCTTCAagagcctcatccagctgcGGCGCACCATGAACACAG GTGTGACGATTTTCGACTGCGAAGAGAAGAGCCTCGAGAGCATCGCTGAGAAGATGGTCTCTGAGATGGTCAGCAAGAAAGAGATCAGGCCTAAAGACAGGGACGGAGTCCTGAAGTCTTTGCTCCAAAACCCCAG CCACTCGGATCCAGAGAGCCAAGCCCTGACTGATGGAGTGGATCTGCACAAGTTTTCAGTCAAGGAAAGA AGGGATGAATCTGAACATGTAGAAGCCTCCATGGTTTTAGTCG GTGCTCTGGACTTCCTGGAACGTCCCACAGTCGTGTTTGTGCGTCTGAAAGAGTCTGCGGAGCTCGGCTCGGCCTTGGAGGCTCCTATGCCTGTCCGCTTCGTCTTTGTCCTGGTGGGACCCAGCAGTGCAGACATGGACTATCACGAGACTGGCCGCGCCATGGCCGCGCTGCTGGCCGACAAA GTCTTCAATCAGGCCGCCCTTCAAGCGAAGACTGCCCGCGAGCTCACGGAGGCAGTGGCTGACTTCATGGACTGCAGCATCGTCATCCCACCCACCGAAATCCAAAATGAAGCCATGCTCACCTCGATCATCGGCTTCcagaaaaagctgctgcaggacaggaacCAGGCCTCCAATCCGCCAGCCCGCCGGGATTCCAAGGCTCGCAGGG TCTCCATCGCCACCGGACCTCCACCCGAAGATCCCCTGTCCCGTACTGGTCGACCGTTTGGCGGAATGATTCGAGATATCCGCAGACGCTACCAGCACTACAGGAGTGACATCACAGATGCCCTTAATGCCCAGGTCCTCGCTGCTGTCATCTTCATCTACTTCGCTGCTCTGTCTCCCGCCATCACCTTTGGCGGCTTGCTGG ctgataaGGTGGACAACATGATGGGCGTTCCGGAGCTCCTCATCTCCACCAGCATCCAGGGCATCATCTTCTGCTTCGTTGCAGCTCAGCCGGTCCTGGTGATCGGATTCTCTGGTCCTCTGTTAGTGTTTGAGGAGGCGTTCTATGCT TTCTGCAAGTCTCAGGGCATCGAGTACATTGTGGGGCGAGTGTGGGTGGGAGTGTGGCTGGTCATCATTGTGGTGGTCATCGTGGCTTTTGAGGGCAGCTTCCTGGTGCGCTTCATCTCCCGCTTCACCCAGGAAATCTTCTCCATCCTCATCTCCCTTATCTTCATCTATGAAACATTTGCCAAGCTGGGGAGG ATATTCAAGGATCATCCACTGATTTTGAACTACGACCACGTGAATTCATCTGTAGAAAATCCCTGGCACCCGCGAGTGGAAGAGACGCTCATTTATGACAACGCAACCGGGAACACCAcgatcatcatcaacaccattAAACCACCTTATCCCAACACAGCCCTGCTCTCCATGTGCCTCATGCTGGGGTGCTTTTTTATCGCCTTCTTCCTGCGGCAGTTTAAGAACGGCACTTTCCTTCCTGGAAAG GTCAGGCGTCTGATTGGAGACTTTGGTGTTCCTATTTCTATGTTTCTCATGATTGTTTTGGACTACAACATTGCAGATACCTACACCCAG AAACTAGTTGTTCCCAAAGGGCTGATGGTGTCCAACCCAGCTAAAAGAGGTTGGCTTATCAACCCTTTCGGGGAACATGAGCCCTTCCCGGTGTGGCTGATGTTTGCCAGCTGCGTTCCGGCCTTGCTCGTGTTCATTCTAATCTTTCTGGAATCTCAGATCACAAC TCTGATTGTGAGTAAACCTGAGAGGAAGATGGTCAAAGGCTCCGGGTTCCACTTTGACCTGTTGATTTTAGTGTGCATGGGAGGGCTGAGCGCAATATTTGGCGTGCCGTGGCTCAGTGCCGCCACGGTGCGATCAGTCACCCATGCCAACGCTCTCACCGTTATGAGCAAAGGACCAAAACCTGTGATTGAGAAAGTGATGGAGCAGAGGGTCAGTGGCGTTCTGGTGGCACTGCTGGTTG GATTGTCGATTCTGATGGAGCCTATTTTGAAGATGATTCCAATTTCGGCACTCTTTGGGATCTTCCTCTACATGGGAGTCACCTCTCTGAATGGCATCCAGTTATGGGATCGGATACTGCTTCTGCTCATCCCAAAGAAATACCACCCCGATGAGCCCTACGTCAACAGA GTGAGCACCGGACGGATGCACGTGTTCACAGCCATCCAGATTGTGTGCCTTGCGGTTTTGTGGATCGTAAAGTCAAGTCCAATCTCCCTTGCTCTTCCCTTTGTGCTCATTCTTACCATCCCTCTGCGCATGTTCATGACTGGGCACTTCTTCACTgaagtggaaatgaaatgt ttgGATGCCGATGATGCCAAAGTGACATTTGAGGAGGAGCCAGGCCAAGATGTGTACTATGAATCTCAGATGCCTTTGTAG
- the slc4a1b gene encoding solute carrier family 4 member 1b (Diego blood group) isoform X3, which produces MKDQNQSTYWQETGRWGGYEECFDPQSGVWASSHISYLTFKSLIQLRRTMNTGVTIFDCEEKSLESIAEKMVSEMVSKKEIRPKDRDGVLKSLLQNPSHSDPESQALTDGVDLHKFSVKRDESEHVEASMVLVGALDFLERPTVVFVRLKESAELGSALEAPMPVRFVFVLVGPSSADMDYHETGRAMAALLADKVFNQAALQAKTARELTEAVADFMDCSIVIPPTEIQNEAMLTSIIGFQKKLLQDRNQASNPPARRDSKARRVSIATGPPPEDPLSRTGRPFGGMIRDIRRRYQHYRSDITDALNAQVLAAVIFIYFAALSPAITFGGLLADKVDNMMGVPELLISTSIQGIIFCFVAAQPVLVIGFSGPLLVFEEAFYAFCKSQGIEYIVGRVWVGVWLVIIVVVIVAFEGSFLVRFISRFTQEIFSILISLIFIYETFAKLGRIFKDHPLILNYDHVNSSVENPWHPRVEETLIYDNATGNTTIIINTIKPPYPNTALLSMCLMLGCFFIAFFLRQFKNGTFLPGKVRRLIGDFGVPISMFLMIVLDYNIADTYTQKLVVPKGLMVSNPAKRGWLINPFGEHEPFPVWLMFASCVPALLVFILIFLESQITTLIVSKPERKMVKGSGFHFDLLILVCMGGLSAIFGVPWLSAATVRSVTHANALTVMSKGPKPVIEKVMEQRVSGVLVALLVGLSILMEPILKMIPISALFGIFLYMGVTSLNGIQLWDRILLLLIPKKYHPDEPYVNRVSTGRMHVFTAIQIVCLAVLWIVKSSPISLALPFVLILTIPLRMFMTGHFFTEVEMKCLDADDAKVTFEEEPGQDVYYESQMPL; this is translated from the exons ATGAAGGACCAGAACCAATCGACCTACTGGCAGGAGACAGGCCGATGGGGGGGCTATGAGGAGTGCTTCGACCCTCAGTCTGGGGTGTGGGCGTCCTCACACATCTCCTACCTCACCTTCAagagcctcatccagctgcGGCGCACCATGAACACAG GTGTGACGATTTTCGACTGCGAAGAGAAGAGCCTCGAGAGCATCGCTGAGAAGATGGTCTCTGAGATGGTCAGCAAGAAAGAGATCAGGCCTAAAGACAGGGACGGAGTCCTGAAGTCTTTGCTCCAAAACCCCAG CCACTCGGATCCAGAGAGCCAAGCCCTGACTGATGGAGTGGATCTGCACAAGTTTTCAGTCAAG AGGGATGAATCTGAACATGTAGAAGCCTCCATGGTTTTAGTCG GTGCTCTGGACTTCCTGGAACGTCCCACAGTCGTGTTTGTGCGTCTGAAAGAGTCTGCGGAGCTCGGCTCGGCCTTGGAGGCTCCTATGCCTGTCCGCTTCGTCTTTGTCCTGGTGGGACCCAGCAGTGCAGACATGGACTATCACGAGACTGGCCGCGCCATGGCCGCGCTGCTGGCCGACAAA GTCTTCAATCAGGCCGCCCTTCAAGCGAAGACTGCCCGCGAGCTCACGGAGGCAGTGGCTGACTTCATGGACTGCAGCATCGTCATCCCACCCACCGAAATCCAAAATGAAGCCATGCTCACCTCGATCATCGGCTTCcagaaaaagctgctgcaggacaggaacCAGGCCTCCAATCCGCCAGCCCGCCGGGATTCCAAGGCTCGCAGGG TCTCCATCGCCACCGGACCTCCACCCGAAGATCCCCTGTCCCGTACTGGTCGACCGTTTGGCGGAATGATTCGAGATATCCGCAGACGCTACCAGCACTACAGGAGTGACATCACAGATGCCCTTAATGCCCAGGTCCTCGCTGCTGTCATCTTCATCTACTTCGCTGCTCTGTCTCCCGCCATCACCTTTGGCGGCTTGCTGG ctgataaGGTGGACAACATGATGGGCGTTCCGGAGCTCCTCATCTCCACCAGCATCCAGGGCATCATCTTCTGCTTCGTTGCAGCTCAGCCGGTCCTGGTGATCGGATTCTCTGGTCCTCTGTTAGTGTTTGAGGAGGCGTTCTATGCT TTCTGCAAGTCTCAGGGCATCGAGTACATTGTGGGGCGAGTGTGGGTGGGAGTGTGGCTGGTCATCATTGTGGTGGTCATCGTGGCTTTTGAGGGCAGCTTCCTGGTGCGCTTCATCTCCCGCTTCACCCAGGAAATCTTCTCCATCCTCATCTCCCTTATCTTCATCTATGAAACATTTGCCAAGCTGGGGAGG ATATTCAAGGATCATCCACTGATTTTGAACTACGACCACGTGAATTCATCTGTAGAAAATCCCTGGCACCCGCGAGTGGAAGAGACGCTCATTTATGACAACGCAACCGGGAACACCAcgatcatcatcaacaccattAAACCACCTTATCCCAACACAGCCCTGCTCTCCATGTGCCTCATGCTGGGGTGCTTTTTTATCGCCTTCTTCCTGCGGCAGTTTAAGAACGGCACTTTCCTTCCTGGAAAG GTCAGGCGTCTGATTGGAGACTTTGGTGTTCCTATTTCTATGTTTCTCATGATTGTTTTGGACTACAACATTGCAGATACCTACACCCAG AAACTAGTTGTTCCCAAAGGGCTGATGGTGTCCAACCCAGCTAAAAGAGGTTGGCTTATCAACCCTTTCGGGGAACATGAGCCCTTCCCGGTGTGGCTGATGTTTGCCAGCTGCGTTCCGGCCTTGCTCGTGTTCATTCTAATCTTTCTGGAATCTCAGATCACAAC TCTGATTGTGAGTAAACCTGAGAGGAAGATGGTCAAAGGCTCCGGGTTCCACTTTGACCTGTTGATTTTAGTGTGCATGGGAGGGCTGAGCGCAATATTTGGCGTGCCGTGGCTCAGTGCCGCCACGGTGCGATCAGTCACCCATGCCAACGCTCTCACCGTTATGAGCAAAGGACCAAAACCTGTGATTGAGAAAGTGATGGAGCAGAGGGTCAGTGGCGTTCTGGTGGCACTGCTGGTTG GATTGTCGATTCTGATGGAGCCTATTTTGAAGATGATTCCAATTTCGGCACTCTTTGGGATCTTCCTCTACATGGGAGTCACCTCTCTGAATGGCATCCAGTTATGGGATCGGATACTGCTTCTGCTCATCCCAAAGAAATACCACCCCGATGAGCCCTACGTCAACAGA GTGAGCACCGGACGGATGCACGTGTTCACAGCCATCCAGATTGTGTGCCTTGCGGTTTTGTGGATCGTAAAGTCAAGTCCAATCTCCCTTGCTCTTCCCTTTGTGCTCATTCTTACCATCCCTCTGCGCATGTTCATGACTGGGCACTTCTTCACTgaagtggaaatgaaatgt ttgGATGCCGATGATGCCAAAGTGACATTTGAGGAGGAGCCAGGCCAAGATGTGTACTATGAATCTCAGATGCCTTTGTAG
- the slc4a1b gene encoding solute carrier family 4 member 1b (Diego blood group) isoform X1, translated as MKDQNQSTYWQETGRWGGYEECFDPQSGVWASSHISYLTFKSLIQLRRTMNTGVTIFDCEEKSLESIAEKMVSEMVSKKEIRPKDRDGVLKSLLQNPSHSDPESQALTDGVDLHKFSVKERRDESEHVEASMVLVGALDFLERPTVVFVRLKESAELGSALEAPMPVRFVFVLVGPSSADMDYHETGRAMAALLADKVFNQAALQAKTARELTEAVADFMDCSIVIPPTEIQNEAMLTSIIGFQKKLLQDRNQASNPPARRDSKARRVSIATGPPPEDPLSRTGRPFGGMIRDIRRRYQHYRSDITDALNAQVLAAVIFIYFAALSPAITFGGLLGACLFIFVEETTLHRHDLVRIHRCCLPAAADKVDNMMGVPELLISTSIQGIIFCFVAAQPVLVIGFSGPLLVFEEAFYAFCKSQGIEYIVGRVWVGVWLVIIVVVIVAFEGSFLVRFISRFTQEIFSILISLIFIYETFAKLGRIFKDHPLILNYDHVNSSVENPWHPRVEETLIYDNATGNTTIIINTIKPPYPNTALLSMCLMLGCFFIAFFLRQFKNGTFLPGKVRRLIGDFGVPISMFLMIVLDYNIADTYTQKLVVPKGLMVSNPAKRGWLINPFGEHEPFPVWLMFASCVPALLVFILIFLESQITTLIVSKPERKMVKGSGFHFDLLILVCMGGLSAIFGVPWLSAATVRSVTHANALTVMSKGPKPVIEKVMEQRVSGVLVALLVGLSILMEPILKMIPISALFGIFLYMGVTSLNGIQLWDRILLLLIPKKYHPDEPYVNRVSTGRMHVFTAIQIVCLAVLWIVKSSPISLALPFVLILTIPLRMFMTGHFFTEVEMKCLDADDAKVTFEEEPGQDVYYESQMPL; from the exons ATGAAGGACCAGAACCAATCGACCTACTGGCAGGAGACAGGCCGATGGGGGGGCTATGAGGAGTGCTTCGACCCTCAGTCTGGGGTGTGGGCGTCCTCACACATCTCCTACCTCACCTTCAagagcctcatccagctgcGGCGCACCATGAACACAG GTGTGACGATTTTCGACTGCGAAGAGAAGAGCCTCGAGAGCATCGCTGAGAAGATGGTCTCTGAGATGGTCAGCAAGAAAGAGATCAGGCCTAAAGACAGGGACGGAGTCCTGAAGTCTTTGCTCCAAAACCCCAG CCACTCGGATCCAGAGAGCCAAGCCCTGACTGATGGAGTGGATCTGCACAAGTTTTCAGTCAAGGAAAGA AGGGATGAATCTGAACATGTAGAAGCCTCCATGGTTTTAGTCG GTGCTCTGGACTTCCTGGAACGTCCCACAGTCGTGTTTGTGCGTCTGAAAGAGTCTGCGGAGCTCGGCTCGGCCTTGGAGGCTCCTATGCCTGTCCGCTTCGTCTTTGTCCTGGTGGGACCCAGCAGTGCAGACATGGACTATCACGAGACTGGCCGCGCCATGGCCGCGCTGCTGGCCGACAAA GTCTTCAATCAGGCCGCCCTTCAAGCGAAGACTGCCCGCGAGCTCACGGAGGCAGTGGCTGACTTCATGGACTGCAGCATCGTCATCCCACCCACCGAAATCCAAAATGAAGCCATGCTCACCTCGATCATCGGCTTCcagaaaaagctgctgcaggacaggaacCAGGCCTCCAATCCGCCAGCCCGCCGGGATTCCAAGGCTCGCAGGG TCTCCATCGCCACCGGACCTCCACCCGAAGATCCCCTGTCCCGTACTGGTCGACCGTTTGGCGGAATGATTCGAGATATCCGCAGACGCTACCAGCACTACAGGAGTGACATCACAGATGCCCTTAATGCCCAGGTCCTCGCTGCTGTCATCTTCATCTACTTCGCTGCTCTGTCTCCCGCCATCACCTTTGGCGGCTTGCTGGGTGCGTGTTTGTTCATATTTGTTGAAGAAACAACATTACACAGGCATGATCTGGTAAGAATACATCGCTGttgtctgcctgctgcagctgataaGGTGGACAACATGATGGGCGTTCCGGAGCTCCTCATCTCCACCAGCATCCAGGGCATCATCTTCTGCTTCGTTGCAGCTCAGCCGGTCCTGGTGATCGGATTCTCTGGTCCTCTGTTAGTGTTTGAGGAGGCGTTCTATGCT TTCTGCAAGTCTCAGGGCATCGAGTACATTGTGGGGCGAGTGTGGGTGGGAGTGTGGCTGGTCATCATTGTGGTGGTCATCGTGGCTTTTGAGGGCAGCTTCCTGGTGCGCTTCATCTCCCGCTTCACCCAGGAAATCTTCTCCATCCTCATCTCCCTTATCTTCATCTATGAAACATTTGCCAAGCTGGGGAGG ATATTCAAGGATCATCCACTGATTTTGAACTACGACCACGTGAATTCATCTGTAGAAAATCCCTGGCACCCGCGAGTGGAAGAGACGCTCATTTATGACAACGCAACCGGGAACACCAcgatcatcatcaacaccattAAACCACCTTATCCCAACACAGCCCTGCTCTCCATGTGCCTCATGCTGGGGTGCTTTTTTATCGCCTTCTTCCTGCGGCAGTTTAAGAACGGCACTTTCCTTCCTGGAAAG GTCAGGCGTCTGATTGGAGACTTTGGTGTTCCTATTTCTATGTTTCTCATGATTGTTTTGGACTACAACATTGCAGATACCTACACCCAG AAACTAGTTGTTCCCAAAGGGCTGATGGTGTCCAACCCAGCTAAAAGAGGTTGGCTTATCAACCCTTTCGGGGAACATGAGCCCTTCCCGGTGTGGCTGATGTTTGCCAGCTGCGTTCCGGCCTTGCTCGTGTTCATTCTAATCTTTCTGGAATCTCAGATCACAAC TCTGATTGTGAGTAAACCTGAGAGGAAGATGGTCAAAGGCTCCGGGTTCCACTTTGACCTGTTGATTTTAGTGTGCATGGGAGGGCTGAGCGCAATATTTGGCGTGCCGTGGCTCAGTGCCGCCACGGTGCGATCAGTCACCCATGCCAACGCTCTCACCGTTATGAGCAAAGGACCAAAACCTGTGATTGAGAAAGTGATGGAGCAGAGGGTCAGTGGCGTTCTGGTGGCACTGCTGGTTG GATTGTCGATTCTGATGGAGCCTATTTTGAAGATGATTCCAATTTCGGCACTCTTTGGGATCTTCCTCTACATGGGAGTCACCTCTCTGAATGGCATCCAGTTATGGGATCGGATACTGCTTCTGCTCATCCCAAAGAAATACCACCCCGATGAGCCCTACGTCAACAGA GTGAGCACCGGACGGATGCACGTGTTCACAGCCATCCAGATTGTGTGCCTTGCGGTTTTGTGGATCGTAAAGTCAAGTCCAATCTCCCTTGCTCTTCCCTTTGTGCTCATTCTTACCATCCCTCTGCGCATGTTCATGACTGGGCACTTCTTCACTgaagtggaaatgaaatgt ttgGATGCCGATGATGCCAAAGTGACATTTGAGGAGGAGCCAGGCCAAGATGTGTACTATGAATCTCAGATGCCTTTGTAG